A window from Megalobrama amblycephala isolate DHTTF-2021 linkage group LG21, ASM1881202v1, whole genome shotgun sequence encodes these proteins:
- the LOC125256771 gene encoding uncharacterized protein LOC125256771: protein MCFFLFFFFSQLMMHFLGVLRFMMSCKVVIWTNNLFFSMLSRDFSIVHKHMLVIFSTEEVVSIEFPAGDYEQPISIRGPENNASNIPPPPPPEKTVGEKRCDSVPTHSQQGTGVIASTRPVSGRGEKRLRELYGEQAVPLPTQYNGDGDDAIPSTSGCGRKRLREVYGSDRPLPKEGCLSTSVDIDQDYDERGLTLYVESQEEACNNFDSDSSLDEDDTGSLFNEQHLPQLSYSMMNKINRNFKRILNLACLPLSYQEVEEIVRSSQTDVISILQNIIACQQQHTIALSHAADFWMNAHNQLLDENRQLQAMLSEVRGEQQLSVVALSLMSERLNIIQRVLLDLQNIIMGRDR, encoded by the exons atgtgtttttttcttttcttttttttttctcagttgatGATGCATTTCTTAGGGGTGCTGCGGTTCATGATGTCTTGCAAGGTAGTCATATGGACAAACAATTTATTCTTTTCAATGCTATCGAGAGATTTTTCTATTGTTCATAAGCATATGCTTGTAATTTTCTCAACAGAAGAAGTAGTGTCGATTGAATTCCCCGCCGGGGACTATGAACAGCCGATCTCCATCAGAGGCCCTGAAAACAACGCCTCCAACATACCTCCACCTCCTCCTCCCGAAAAAACAGTTGGCGAGAAGCGTTGTGACTCTGTCCCGACGCATTCGCAACAGGGCACCGGCGTGATTGCGTCTACCAGGCCTGTGTCAGGGCGTGGAGAAAAGCGACTCCGAGAGTTGTACGGAGAACAAGCAGTACCTTTACCTACACAATACAACGGAGATGGTGACGATGCCATTCCGTCCACATCAGGATGTGGGAGGAAGAGGCTTAGGGAGGTCTACGGAAGCGACCGTCCTCTGCCAAAAGAAGGGTGTTTAAGCACGTCGGTGGATATAG ACCAAGATTACGACGAGAGAGGTCTAACATTATACGTGGAATCCCAGGAGGAGGCTTGCAACAATTTCGATTCTGATTCAAGCTTGGATGAGGACGATACAGGATCTCTTTTTAACGAACAACATCTGCCACAACTCAGCTATTCTATGATGAACAAGATCAACCGGAATTTTAAACGAATTTTGAATTTAGCTTGCCTGCCTTTATCATATCAAGAGGTCGAAGAGATTGTACGCTCTTCACAGACCGATGTGATATCCATCCTACAGAATATAATAGCGTGTCAACAACAGCACACCATCGCCCTAAGCCACGCTGCCGATTTCTGGATGAACGCGCATAATCAGCTTCTGGATGAAAACAGACAACTGCAGGCTATGCTCTCAGAAGTAAGGGGAGAACAACAGCTTTCCGTTGTTGCGTTAAGTCTAATGTCTGAACGCTTAAATATCATTCAAAGGGTGTTATTGGATTTACAAAATATCATTATGGGGAGGgatagatga